A stretch of Candidatus Poribacteria bacterium DNA encodes these proteins:
- a CDS encoding sugar phosphate isomerase/epimerase: MKIGRMNNPMRNLISEVNWTGKHNFDFLDLTLEPPNAHPDKVDLDALRDLIAKYKLEVIGHTAYYLPYTSPYSSLVRASIDELVKCMELLDRLDVRRMAVHPDEASAGIWGRARAIERNIRMMKIIAREAKRYEIKIMIENTPRLFNEVDELKRLFNEIEDVGFLLDVGHANLNTRENKTRLFLQHFRDRLEHVHLSDNMGGSSDLHLPIGAGGIPWESVIKWFKEAEYDGTFTLEVFSRDYEYILISREKLRRMW, translated from the coding sequence ATGAAGATAGGTAGAATGAACAATCCTATGAGGAATCTGATTAGCGAGGTAAATTGGACGGGGAAACACAATTTCGATTTCCTCGATCTCACCCTTGAACCTCCTAACGCCCATCCGGACAAAGTTGATCTCGACGCCCTCAGGGATCTGATAGCGAAATATAAGCTGGAGGTGATAGGACATACGGCCTATTATCTGCCGTATACCTCTCCATATTCCAGCTTGGTCAGGGCTTCCATCGACGAACTCGTCAAATGTATGGAGCTTCTGGATAGGCTTGATGTCAGAAGGATGGCCGTCCATCCCGATGAGGCTTCGGCGGGCATTTGGGGTAGAGCGCGGGCGATAGAGAGAAATATAAGGATGATGAAGATCATTGCCCGTGAGGCCAAAAGATATGAGATCAAGATCATGATCGAGAATACCCCGAGGCTCTTCAATGAGGTGGATGAGCTGAAACGTCTCTTCAATGAGATTGAGGATGTCGGATTTCTCCTGGATGTGGGCCACGCGAATCTCAACACGAGGGAGAACAAAACGAGGTTGTTCCTCCAGCACTTCAGGGATAGACTGGAGCACGTCCACCTCTCCGATAACATGGGCGGCAGCTCCGACCTGCATCTACCCATCGGCGCAGGAGGAATACCCTGGGAAAGCGTCATCAAGTGGTTCAAAGAGGCGGAATACGACGGAACCTTTACGCTGGAGGTCTTCTCAAGGGATTACGAATACATATTGATCAGCAGGGAAAAGCTGCGACGGATGTGGTGA
- a CDS encoding fibronectin type III domain-containing protein, whose product MRSGLFLLSILILSSSAYAQHSLSHNNGDVIMDLTDFGAFMNFSHNSINSTFSYPASKPTAKTYLQPISELWAGNSENFVASSVDIDPNTGKLMLGEWKPTDVGAISYAENEAGRQVITAQYKASDGKNMDILVDQMSYSWTKPGGFVLVKLTITNLNPLGIKGLLLGILTNWDVDDMDRSGNLNLDMVDWDPDLNLSYFHDADSSDGTDHTYVGVILIEGKLNRHRVIPYSGGIYLDANRFKLMSGKRVERSVAPGNYVSLISIGPYDLETRAPKTVIFAFVAGGSLDELRSNAEMARRMTFIPEMVKAVGEKGYVELSWEPPIDPRVSGYRIYRKSEGDKDFTMISSGTISAARFKDYEVQKGETYTYVIRPVTMEGELKYTSDEVSVKVVPKPHPPSLLRAGLKQGGIELSWDPSESSNLLGYLILRNRTGDEPWTPIATVKADSTSFLDRNVFPGNDYFYAIAAVGEGGIRSNPTKPVEIYVPSLSSPPSPDIDEVFVAPNPCSLSTNDDVTFLNLPAEALIRIYAPSGQIIREIVHRDGTSREKWDLRSPGGGVVSPGVYIYTVKMYLEKGKTKSIAGKLAILP is encoded by the coding sequence ATGAGATCCGGCCTTTTTTTGCTGTCGATTTTAATCCTTTCATCATCCGCCTACGCCCAGCACTCGCTCTCACATAACAACGGCGATGTGATCATGGACCTCACCGATTTCGGCGCATTTATGAACTTCTCCCACAACAGCATAAACTCGACCTTCAGCTATCCCGCTTCCAAACCGACGGCCAAGACCTATCTTCAACCGATATCCGAGCTGTGGGCGGGGAATTCGGAGAACTTCGTCGCGAGTTCCGTCGATATCGATCCAAATACGGGGAAGTTGATGCTAGGGGAATGGAAACCAACTGACGTCGGCGCCATCTCATATGCCGAAAATGAAGCCGGAAGACAGGTGATAACGGCGCAATATAAGGCTTCCGATGGGAAAAACATGGATATACTGGTGGATCAAATGAGCTATTCATGGACGAAACCCGGGGGATTCGTGCTGGTCAAGCTCACCATCACAAACCTCAATCCCCTCGGAATCAAAGGGCTTTTGTTGGGTATCCTGACCAACTGGGATGTTGACGATATGGACAGATCGGGTAATTTGAATCTGGACATGGTGGATTGGGACCCCGATCTGAATCTCTCCTATTTCCATGACGCCGATAGCTCCGATGGGACCGATCATACATATGTAGGCGTTATCCTGATAGAGGGTAAGCTTAACAGACATAGAGTTATACCGTATTCGGGGGGCATCTACTTGGATGCTAACAGATTCAAATTGATGAGTGGGAAGAGGGTGGAGAGAAGCGTTGCACCCGGCAATTACGTCTCTCTGATATCGATAGGGCCGTATGACTTGGAAACCAGAGCGCCCAAGACGGTGATCTTCGCCTTCGTGGCGGGCGGATCGCTCGATGAGCTGCGATCCAACGCCGAGATGGCTAGAAGGATGACGTTTATCCCTGAGATGGTGAAGGCGGTAGGAGAGAAGGGATATGTGGAGCTTTCGTGGGAACCGCCGATCGATCCCAGAGTCTCCGGATATAGGATCTATCGTAAATCGGAGGGGGATAAGGATTTCACCATGATCAGTAGTGGAACGATATCCGCCGCAAGGTTTAAGGATTATGAGGTTCAGAAGGGGGAAACCTACACATATGTCATACGACCCGTAACCATGGAAGGAGAATTGAAATACACGTCGGACGAGGTGAGCGTCAAAGTCGTTCCGAAACCCCATCCTCCATCGTTGCTTCGTGCCGGACTCAAGCAGGGTGGTATCGAGCTTTCATGGGATCCATCGGAATCATCTAACCTCCTCGGATATCTGATCCTCAGAAACCGAACCGGCGATGAACCTTGGACGCCTATAGCTACCGTCAAGGCTGATTCCACCTCCTTCTTGGATAGGAATGTCTTTCCGGGGAACGATTACTTCTATGCCATTGCGGCGGTCGGCGAGGGAGGGATCAGGAGCAATCCGACGAAACCGGTGGAGATCTACGTTCCTTCCCTCTCATCTCCTCCCTCGCCTGATATCGATGAGGTCTTTGTCGCACCGAATCCGTGTTCTCTCTCTACAAACGACGACGTGACGTTCCTAAACCTTCCCGCCGAAGCCCTTATAAGGATATATGCCCCCTCGGGCCAGATCATTCGTGAGATCGTCCATCGTGACGGAACCTCCCGAGAGAAATGGGATCTCAGATCACCAGGTGGTGGAGTGGTATCGCCTGGGGTGTATATCTACACGGTCAAGATGTATCTGGAGAAGGGGAAAACCAAGTCGATAGCTGGTAAGCTGGCGATTTTACCTTAA
- a CDS encoding HAMP domain-containing histidine kinase encodes MEYIIQIAFFVIAVALIILSRSIWIAVPSVAILTAINLLIIRYERMKRSKIEDEMERRKSALESFLASVISNISHEFRTPLTSIIGYAQCIVQGLDGEVTQEQRRDLERVIANAEDLLRMVDDALELSKIKAGKLEPKFEPLEFKSVLKEALETIEPMARAKDLKIREDIPENLPAVLGDRLKVKRILLNILSNAVKFTQQGEISISVRVDNPFLEISISDTGPGIPRELQEHIFDETNRSENTGFGLNITKELVETHGGTIEVQSQPGEGTTVTFTLPIITERLREDVLRNLEKRLDEHQREIILKIYDWLKEGSWYGSSKEKGSGDR; translated from the coding sequence ATGGAATATATCATCCAGATCGCCTTCTTCGTCATAGCGGTTGCGTTGATCATCCTTTCCAGATCGATCTGGATCGCCGTGCCATCGGTCGCCATATTGACAGCTATTAATCTTCTTATCATCCGGTATGAAAGGATGAAAAGATCGAAGATCGAGGATGAGATGGAAAGGCGGAAGTCAGCCCTTGAAAGCTTTTTGGCTTCCGTTATAAGCAATATATCACACGAATTCAGAACCCCTTTGACTTCGATAATAGGATATGCCCAATGTATCGTCCAAGGGCTTGACGGAGAGGTGACCCAGGAACAGAGGAGAGATTTGGAAAGGGTTATCGCCAATGCGGAGGATCTCCTGAGGATGGTCGACGACGCTTTGGAGCTCTCGAAGATAAAGGCCGGAAAGCTGGAGCCGAAGTTTGAGCCTCTGGAATTCAAATCCGTCCTGAAAGAAGCGCTTGAAACCATTGAGCCGATGGCGAGGGCAAAGGACCTAAAGATACGGGAGGATATCCCGGAGAACCTCCCCGCCGTTTTAGGTGATAGATTGAAGGTGAAGAGAATACTGCTCAATATACTTTCAAACGCTGTGAAATTCACCCAGCAGGGGGAAATCTCAATCTCCGTCAGGGTCGATAATCCGTTTCTGGAGATCTCCATCTCCGACACCGGTCCGGGAATACCTAGGGAACTACAGGAACATATCTTTGATGAAACGAATCGTTCCGAAAATACGGGTTTCGGCTTGAACATAACAAAAGAGCTCGTCGAGACACACGGCGGGACAATTGAGGTGCAAAGCCAGCCTGGGGAGGGAACTACGGTCACCTTCACGCTTCCCATCATAACTGAGAGGCTTCGAGAGGATGTGCTGAGAAATCTGGAGAAGAGGTTGGATGAACATCAAAGGGAGATAATACTCAAAATATACGACTGGCTTAAGGAGGGGAGCTGGTATGGCAGCTCGAAGGAAAAAGGTTCTGGTGATAGATGA
- a CDS encoding diguanylate cyclase, protein MAARRKKVLVIDDIDDDIRIIEKGLKPFDYEVLKAKSGEEGLRIAKVEQPDVILLDIMMPGIDGYEVCEELRADYATRDIPILFVSAKVETSDIIEGFQRGGDDYITKPFSLQELAARVNAAMRIKERQDNLKMMSITDELTGLYNRRYLNERLTEEIERARRYKYPISCLMLDLDHFKNVNDTYGHQVGDLVLEEFAKILKDSTRVVDIIARYGGEEFLIVLPMTNLKGAQTLAERIRRNVELHRFAKDLALPVTVSVGCAQLDPTKGDEMDPELLIKLADKALYEAKKRRNTIACA, encoded by the coding sequence ATGGCAGCTCGAAGGAAAAAGGTTCTGGTGATAGATGACATCGATGATGATATAAGAATCATCGAAAAGGGGCTTAAGCCCTTCGACTACGAGGTGCTGAAAGCCAAAAGCGGGGAAGAGGGGCTTAGAATCGCTAAGGTGGAACAGCCGGATGTCATCCTGCTGGATATCATGATGCCAGGAATAGACGGATATGAGGTATGTGAGGAACTCAGGGCAGATTATGCTACGAGGGATATCCCAATACTCTTCGTCAGCGCCAAGGTCGAAACCTCCGATATAATCGAGGGATTTCAGAGAGGAGGGGATGACTACATAACGAAGCCTTTCTCACTCCAGGAGCTCGCCGCCAGGGTGAACGCCGCCATGCGAATTAAGGAACGTCAGGATAACCTGAAAATGATGAGTATAACCGACGAGCTAACGGGACTATACAACAGGAGATATCTCAACGAGAGGCTAACCGAGGAGATCGAAAGGGCGAGGCGATATAAATATCCGATCTCATGCCTGATGCTAGATCTGGATCACTTTAAGAACGTGAACGACACTTACGGCCATCAGGTCGGCGATCTGGTGCTGGAGGAGTTCGCCAAGATACTGAAGGATTCAACCAGGGTGGTGGATATCATAGCCAGATATGGAGGTGAGGAGTTCCTGATCGTCCTCCCGATGACGAACCTTAAGGGCGCCCAGACGTTGGCGGAGAGAATCAGAAGAAACGTGGAGTTACATCGCTTTGCGAAAGACCTCGCCCTCCCGGTAACGGTGAGCGTCGGCTGTGCCCAGCTTGATCCCACCAAAGGCGATGAGATGGATCCGGAACTCCTGATCAAGCTGGCCGATAAAGCCCTTTATGAGGCGAAGAAGAGACGAAATACAATCGCATGCGCCTAG
- a CDS encoding NYN domain-containing protein: MEGISREYEELKIEKAKLEVALKTVGERLERERNEYQDRINELQSHISLLRSQRESLSKELKRLRESRQTHSKPQRSRRDKPRVGVFVDVQNMFYAARENYNGKLDYAKLLDVVVRDRILVTANAYVVYNPEIDQSSFLSFLEYQGYRVKSKNLTVRSDGSAKGNWDVGMTIDIISMIDDLDVVALVSGDGDFCPLVEMLQKNGIAVEVYGFERNTSMELKGLADEFYPISGDMVIID; encoded by the coding sequence ATGGAGGGGATATCCCGTGAGTACGAGGAGCTGAAGATCGAAAAAGCCAAGTTAGAAGTCGCACTCAAAACCGTGGGTGAGCGACTCGAAAGGGAAAGAAATGAGTATCAGGATAGAATAAATGAGCTCCAATCCCACATCTCGCTTCTTCGATCCCAAAGGGAATCCCTCTCAAAGGAATTGAAACGGCTCAGGGAATCACGTCAGACCCACTCCAAACCGCAAAGGAGCAGAAGGGATAAACCCAGAGTAGGGGTGTTTGTGGACGTTCAGAACATGTTCTACGCCGCCAGAGAAAACTACAACGGCAAGTTGGACTATGCGAAGCTCCTCGATGTGGTCGTCCGCGATAGGATCCTGGTAACAGCCAACGCCTATGTGGTGTATAACCCCGAGATAGACCAATCCTCCTTTTTATCCTTCCTGGAGTATCAGGGATATAGGGTGAAGTCGAAGAATTTGACCGTCAGAAGCGACGGGTCCGCAAAGGGGAATTGGGATGTGGGTATGACCATAGATATCATATCGATGATAGATGATCTCGACGTGGTCGCCCTTGTCAGCGGGGACGGCGACTTCTGCCCTCTTGTCGAGATGCTCCAGAAAAATGGGATAGCCGTCGAGGTCTATGGTTTCGAACGTAACACCTCTATGGAGCTTAAAGGTCTGGCGGATGAGTTCTATCCGATCTCAGGAGATATGGTCATAATAGATTGA